caaaaaaaaacatgttcttagtaataataaaataatatttcgcGCGAAGCCCACCCCTGGTATATTAGAAAAGAAGCTTTGAGTGTAGATGACGTGTCTGGTTTGAGTGTAGATcctcaatatatataagacaaGTAAAAGCATCAGATTTAGAATATTCCaatttagtttatttataaaatagaggCCGTGAGTTTAGGAAAACCTATTATCTTGACAATCAAGTTTATTCAAGTTATGTAACATTAGATTTTCTGGTATATTATTATCGATATTTCAGTTACCAAATTCACGCtttcttgttttgattttatgttATTGTTACGTTGAAGATATGAGAATATATGATTGGCTGGGTATTTATGATTTAGATTATTCGTTATTGttaagtataaaaactgcaAAGTTTTCGTTTCTTATACTAAATTTACGTGACTTTAGAAAATATAGAATAGTTTCCTAAATATTAGCCTTTTATTttatggtaatttttttttggttcgtGATTTGCAAAAGATCTGCAAATTGAATACATTCGCCGAGTATATTGCACAGTTGGCcgatattttttgtttagtgATTATCCATATAATTAGGCTGctgtgttaattttaaaaaattaatgaataaattaaacatatttgtATTTGGGGATCGTCTCCACACATCTTAAACTTAATAGCTTCGGTATATAAAATGACTGAACATTTTTTTCGTGATCACATTATGTATAATTTTGAATAGAGCAGCATGTGTGTTGATAAGCTTGCAATCGATTtgaactaaatgatactttaataaaaatgaacTGAATGTATAGTTTCACAGTTAAGAATGTATACTTCAAATGTCGAAGCTTGACGAATAAAAAACACAACATCGATTGTACCTGAAAAACTTAAATGTTGAAACATGATGATATAAGTTTCATAAAAAATGGTACATTCAAGAAATTGTCCCGATGGTTTAAGATTGCATACACAATGTTCCATCAATGTTCTAGATTGCATACACGCGTTTAGTTACAGCAAAAAGGGAAAgacatttttttaaagaaataagtgttgcattaaaaagaaaagcgttgaatataaaataaacaaaaacattggTTTAATATTGTTAAAACAGATGGGCAACTCAAAAAAGGCcattcagttttaatagtattgattcgaATTACATATCAAGGATTCCGTTTTGGAGACTTGGATTTGAAATGTATATTAATCACGTCAAACTATAATAATTGCATATCAACCTAATAAGGTAAAGAAGACAATCAAGGATTTTcatatcacatataaaattcCTATAAATTAATAACCTAAATTTGTGTGGAGATCATCTGAATATaactttctataattttcaatCATAAATTGCATACATAATATGAAAGGTCCTAAAGATGAGATCACAGATCATGAATTGGTGgcgataatttatatttttccttatattggaGGGATTCTAATTGCATTTCACTATGTGATTTTAAGTGTATTTCAACTTGACCTTAATGTTAGTCCATAATATAGTTAATCcgttatatactaaagcacaagtcacttgACAAATGAAATTTTgacaaatagaaaatattttacaaaaaaaattaaaaataatcaactaaagaaaaaacattttcgATCCCTAATTTTTAGGTATTTCTTCCTAATTTTTCTCAGAATATTACGTTCACGTCAAAGTTAAGTAACCACGATATCAaactgttttgttttcttatataatttcttatattatcTACAAATTTagtttatgtgtttttttttttgctttttctattttctctgttatcaaacaaaagatcatttcatcatccactaACAGATTAACATCTCTAGAACCAgtttctaaaaacattttaaagtcTTCCGTGAAAGAAAACTCAtcctttttttaattaactttaattttttcattctTGAGAAACCCACACAGATATTAtcattgttacaaaaaaaaataataataataatatatatatatatatatatattatcactgTGTACTGCTTTAAAACTGATATATGCATATTTTAGGaattagtattattttataCTCATTACTCTAAACGATTGAATCTAAATGCAATATATAATACGTGACAATCAGCGAACGTATTGTTTTGCATAGACATTAATACATTTCTTTAAAACACTATTACACATGTTCATGATACTACAAAACTAGATTATTGGGcaggatgaacattatatagataaattattttatctattatattttttacatattatgaaataataaatatatattgaataattaaaagtcagtaacgattctatatataattaaactggtgcaaacatataaatcaattttattaatccaaacaatatttttttctatttgataggatatataattaaatttaaatgatattaacatacataatatatttttaatattaatgtctattaaatgatgatttctactcatatgtttttttgatcatttgtatcttttatagcaaaaattttaaattactgaacaaaattttcattgttagattaatagttttagtaatttataattaaaaaaaaaaattaagttctcaatgtttgttcaaagcttttatcaaaaaaacatttcaaaattaatttcaaaactaaaatatttatgtattttatatggtatagagcttaatttaaaacgattataaattatatattatgacaatcaatgattatgaataataaattaaaaaatattaaacaaccacGTTAATTTTGAAACTATATAATGCTCATCCCGTGCAAGGCACGGGTCTTAATCTAGAGGCGCGTGAAGTAGATTCATGTATTTAAGTAGAGATATATCTGAAAACAACTTGCACATATTTACATTGATGCAAAATCTTACCTCACAAATGGAAAAGTATAAGCACTAAAACAGAAACCTTAAtacacatatttttaaaagagtatTACACATATGACATCTTCATGATACATAGAATTCATGTATTTAAGTAGATGTATACCTGAAACAACTTGCACATATTTACGTTAAtgaaaacttttactacaaacAGAATAATATAATCACCAAGtatgaaacaaataaaactaaaagatAATTATACACCTGATATGTAACGTTTTTAGACTGTATATATGTTAACTATTAcataatatttgtttctttcttttttgttaatatatgcAGAAGGTCCACAATACCTATATAAACAAACATTAATAACATAAGTTAGCAACAACCAcgattaacaaaaaattaagttACCTCCAATTTTGTAATCATCttttcaaacttaaaaaaaatggaaagcaAAAGAGTAACTATAATGTTCATTATAGTCATTGGGAACTTTGTCGTTCAAACAGAAGTTCAAGCTCAAGCTTATCCTTTTAGAAGTTGTTTCCCAGGTTGTATTGTGAGTTGTGCCATTGAGAAGAAGTTTCCAACTGGTTTGATGTGTCCATTCACTTGTTTCATGActtgtcttcctcctccaacATCAAATATTGTTTCTCCTCCTTCTCAAATGATTTCGGCAAACGAAAAAATTGATCATAATGATTTGTACTGTAAACTTGGTTGTGCTACTCATCATTGTCTTCCTCTTTCTTCTCTCCAAAATCCCAGTAagtttctttattatttctaaGAAAGATATATTGTTTGGTTAGCACAAACACATTTTCATTCttgattatatgaaaatatcttaTCAATcgataactatatatatatatatctttctttttgtcaTATATAGTATTTACTATTATAgatcttattttatttagttgatGTTTTTTCTCTGTTGTTCGTGGAATGATCAGATGTAGACAAAGTTGTGGACTGTGTCGATTCATGCTCAGACAGGTGCTCCAACAAGAACTAGAAGCAAatttattaaatgttattttatgataaaaaaaatgatgtttaaGTATCATAACATATGAACTAGTGTAGTTTGTATCACTACAATATTCAATCAAAATATTGTGCTATCAGCAAATCAACAGATGAAATTGTGGACCaagcaaaaacaaaatgataaaaagaaggacatttaatattaatgtggCAATCTATAAATGAGGAACCCCAAGCCGTATGCTTgggaaatatttgtttattagaTGGTTCTTGGACACTTTCAGCTAactttagtggatgtggatggacATTGATGGATAGCTCTGGGAATAGTCAGCTTATGGGGACAAAAAACTTCCCTCGACGTGAATCAGCCTTGCATTCAGAGGTAGAAGCACTGCGGTGGGCGATGGAGAGTATGCTGCAGCACTCGACCTGCCAGAGCTTTGGGACAGACTGTAAGGAACTGATTTCTATGGTTAAGGATCCTCAGGcgtggccaagctttgcgacggAATTGGAGAGAATAGAGACGTTACAGATATGTTTCCCGGACTTCAACATCACTTACGTTCCACGGGCGCAAAATCAGACAGCAGATTTTCTAGCCAAGACTGCTAGATCTTTTCGTAGAGAGTTAcattttgttggttgttctattccggtttggttacccagaccacctcaagtttgagtaatagaatagccttttgacgtcaaaaaaaaaaaaaaaaaaaaaaaaaataatattaatgtggcaatcttatatatttgtaaagatttttaactataaaactctttaactaattttgttttgggtaaaaacctcCAACTAAATATTTAACGAAAAAAACTCACAAACTAACtctatttaatgaattaaatctTAACAGGTCATAATTACCAATATTACCGGCAAATATTTAGTGTAGGGGTTTATACATTAATGAAACATAGTTGAGGAGTTTtaccatttaaatttaaaaaaaaaatcaaaaaaaatcaaaattttataatattatctaaaaattaataacttaagttttcaaaattatcattttaaatgtttttgtaaatatatgagtttgatgtgtttttaacatcaacattatatatctataaattaaaaaaaaagtaaaaaccaagaaaatataataaaaattatctaaagatttattattacatttttattagataagatataatttttataaaaaaaattgttttttttagatttctaatcttttagtaattttattacaaGTAAATCTTTAGacaatttttgttatttttttagtttttactttttaatttatacatgtataatgttgattttaaaacaaatgaaaattttataatattatctaaaaattagtaacttaagttttcaaaattagcatttttaaaaaataatttgtaaacaTATGAGTTTGAtatgtttttaacatcaacattatatatgtataaattaaaatgtaaaacttcagaaaatataataaaaattatctaaagatttattattacatttttattagacaagatataatttttattatattttcttgttttttacatttttaatcttttagtaattttattacagGTAAATCCTTAGATAATTAGTGTTATACTTTTtggggttttatatttttaatttatacatacatatataatgctgattttaaaacaaatcagaCTCGTATATTTAcatgaacttttaaaaatattaattttgcaaattaaagttactaatttttagataatgttattatattttggattttttattttttatggtaaAACCCTTCAACTATGTTTATTTAATGTAGAAActcctaaactaaagatttattGGTAGCAGTGGTAATTATAACTTGCGAGAGTTTAATTCactaaataaagttagtttattGGTTTTTTCCGTTAAATACTTACAAATAgcattgtatttataaaaatatgtatgaTATTTTCTTAAGACAATTGCGCTTCTAACGCAATTTTTCTCaacaattcaaaaacataatttctaaacacatccATGTCAATCCACATTCCCTTAAGCAAGGAATCAAATCGATTCTCGAAGAAAGAGGAAGCATACAATACCTCGAGCGAACATCCGACGGTGGTGACAACAGCCGCCGTCAAATACGACCGGGTTATAATCGGCATCTGTTTGTACCATTCTTCTACAGCTTGAGCCATGCCCAATCGAATTCAATCCCGATCACAAAGAGCAATTGAACCCAGAGATTCTTTAAATTCAAAACCTAATCGAATCTCTAGAAGCTTCAACGTTGAAATGATTTGAAGCAGCTTTGAATTTTCGAAAGCGACTGATATAAAGATGATTCAGAGATTTAcctctctttttttcctttgtctagataataaatattatttccgcattttaaaatataatagtttcaACGAATGACATAGCGCGAGTACTTTAAACTCGGATTCCGGGTTCCAGATTTTATGCCCAGCCCTGATTGGTACCGACGTTTTCGTCGAAATCGTGCCGGTTTACTTTATTCGGTAACGAAGTCATGCCGTTTTGCAAAAGATGAAAACGGCGGGACGTTATTTGGCTTCGTAGAGACGCTGGCGTCAGGAGCCTCTTGTGGTTGGT
This region of Brassica napus cultivar Da-Ae chromosome C5, Da-Ae, whole genome shotgun sequence genomic DNA includes:
- the LOC111210535 gene encoding thionin-like protein 2, which produces MESKRVTIMFIIVIGNFVVQTEVQAQAYPFRSCFPGCIVSCAIEKKFPTGLMCPFTCFMTCLPPPTSNIVSPPSQMISANEKIDHNDLYCKLGCATHHCLPLSSLQNPNVDKVVDCVDSCSDRCSNKN